One region of Quercus lobata isolate SW786 chromosome 2, ValleyOak3.0 Primary Assembly, whole genome shotgun sequence genomic DNA includes:
- the LOC115976791 gene encoding pentatricopeptide repeat-containing protein At5g39980, chloroplastic — MSTVSFSPATSMQLLDSFPSSSSSSFSVPSLPLIRTNNYSTIPFKKKSKRKPRTRLLLLKVTASSTAKDVWRRTPLHETVSSSPSHQHQRYSRKKQEQVHLDHSVDMDELLASMGQTQNEHELYALMSPYKGRQLSIRFMVSLLSREPDWQRSLALLDWINEEASYSPSVFAYNVVMRNVLRAKQWEIARGLFDEMRQRALAPDRYTYSTLITYFGKEGMFDSALGWLQQMEQDRVSGDLVLYSNLIELSRKLCDYSKAISIFSRLKGSGIVPDLVAYNSMINVFGKARLFREARILIKEMREVSVLPDTVSYSTLLTMYVENQKFVEALSVYSEMTEVKCPLDLTTCNIMIDVYGQLDMAKEADRLFWSMRKMGIEPNVVSYNTLLRVYGVAELFGEAIHLFRLMQRKDIEQNVVTYNTMIKIYGMTLEHEKATNLVQEMQNRGIEPNAITYSTIISIWDKAGKLDRAAMLFQKLRSSGVEIDQILYQTMIVAYERAGLVAHAKRLLHELKRPDNIPRETAITILARAGRIEEAMWVFRQAFDAGEVKDISVFGCMIELFSRNRKHTNVIEVFEKMRMAGYFPDSNVIALVLNAYGKLREFEKADAIYMEMQEEGCVFPDEVHFQMLSLYGARKDFKMVESLFEKLDSDPNINKKELHLVVASIYERANRLNDASRIMNRINERRTWT, encoded by the coding sequence ATGAGTACAGTCTCGTTCTCTCCTGCTACTTCCATGCAATTATTAGATTCatttccatcttcttcttcttcgtctttcTCCGTCCCATCATTGCCCCTCATCAGAACCAATAATTACTCCACCATACCCTTCAAGAAGAAATCTAAAAGAAAACCCAGAACCCGATTGCTGTTACTCAAAGTTACAGCTTCTTCAACAGCCAAAGATGTGTGGCGTAGAACTCCACTTCACGAAACGGTGTCGTCCTCGCCTTCTCATCAGCACCAACGATACTCTAGAAAGAAACAAGAGCAAGTGCACTTGGATCACAGTGTGGACATGGACGAGCTCTTGGCCTCAATGGGTCAAACCCAGAACGAGCATGAACTGTATGCGCTAATGTCACCTTACAAAGGTAGACAGCTCTCGATTCGTTTCATGGTCTCGTTGCTCTCGCGCGAGCCCGACTGGCAAAGGTCGCTCGCGCTTCTTGATTGGATCAACGAGGAGGCTTCGTATTCGCCTTCGGTGTTCGCGTACAACGTGGTGATGAGAAATGTGCTTCGCGCGAAGCAGTGGGAGATTGCGCGTGGACTGTTTGATGAAATGCGCCAAAGAGCGCTAGCGCCGGATAGGTATACTTATTCGACGCTTATTACTTATTTTGGGAAGGAGGGTATGTTTGATTCTGCATTGGGGTGGCTGCAGCAAATGGAGCAAGACCGTGTGTCTGGGGACCTTGTGTTGTATAGTAATTTGATTGAGCTTTCACGGAAGTTATGTGATTATTCCAAGGCTATTTCGATCTTTTCGAGATTGAAAGGGTCGGGCATTGTGCCTGACCTGGTGGCTTATAACTCAATGATTAATGTTTTTGGCAAAGCTAGGCTATTTCGAGAGGCGCGTATTCTTATAAAAGAGATGAGGGAGGTGAGTGTTTTGCCAGATACAGTGAGCTATTCGACACTTTTGACAATGTATGTTGAGAACCAGAAGTTTGTTGAGGCATTATCTGTGTACTCTGAGATGACTGAGGTGAAGTGCCCACTTGACCTTACTACGTGCAATATAATGATTGATGTTTATGGGCAGCTAGATATGGCAAAGGAGGCTGACCGGCTGTTTTGGAGCATGAGGAAGATGGGAATTGAACCCAATGTCGTTAGTTACAATACCCTTTTGAGGGTTTATGGTGTGGCTGAGCTTTTTGGGGAAGCCATCCATCTTTTCCGGTTGATGCAGAGGAAGGATATTGAGCAGAATGTTGTAACCTACAACACCATGATCAAGATTTATGGGATGACTCTTGAGCATGAAAAAGCTACAAATCTTGTGCAAGAGATGCAGAATAGAGGGATTGAACCAAATGCCATTACGTACTCAACAATAATATCGATATGGGATAAGGCAGGGAAATTGGATCGAGCGGCAATGTTGTTTCAGAAGCTAAGGAGTTCGGGGGTTGAGATTGATCAGATTCTTTATCAGACGATGATTGTGGCTTATGAAAGGGCAGGATTGGTTGCCCATGCTAAGCGTTTGCTTCATGAACTCAAGCGCCCAGACAATATCCCTAGGGAGACTGCAATTACAATTCTTGCTAGAGCAGGTCGGATTGAAGAGGCTATGTGGGTTTTTCGCCAAGCTTTTGATGCTGGGGAGGTGAAGGATATATCTGTGTTTGGGTGCATGATTGAACTTTTCTCAAGGAACaggaagcatacaaatgtcattgagGTGTTTGAGAAGATGAGAATGGCAGGATATTTTCCTGATTCAAATGTCATTGCTCTGGTTCTGAATGCTTATGGGAAGTTGCGGGAATTTGAGAAGGCAGATGCTATATATATGGAAATGCAGGAAGAGGGGTGTGTTTTCCCAGATGAAGTTCACTTCCAGATGCTCAGTCTCTATGGTGCTAGGAAGGATTTTAAGATGGTAGAGTCACTGTTTGAGAAGCTGGACTCTGATCCCAATATCAACAAGAAGGAGTTGCATCTTGTGGTTGCGAGCATCTATGAAAGGGCAAATAGGCTTAATGATGCATCCAGAATTATGAACAGAATAAATGAAAGAAGAACTTGGACATGA